From Rutidosis leptorrhynchoides isolate AG116_Rl617_1_P2 chromosome 3, CSIRO_AGI_Rlap_v1, whole genome shotgun sequence, a single genomic window includes:
- the LOC139895966 gene encoding uncharacterized protein, which translates to MALNLSSLQTLTPAQYIKFTIPTPIKHHSYIERPLLHIAVLDSPIATANDTSPLIAAMIVPQHRENDWTFCTKSGHLQLLFNLSNISRLILIGNNLSLDDLEPSIYIRPPNIDPLDKEKLENNLKQLVIALHPKSCFKNGVPKPLFVTYEDDVVYRVIIDRFVGPFVGEFVVEDVEVESKCDGNKESRRRIRFKTTPNLIQSQVRIVPSLVAGEYDGRLDLGRLRRMKGVEFLADTSVLVHPYLTPMVSGLSIIAPYLNERIKVGGTPRALCLGVGGGSLLSFLNVRLGFEVVGVEADEIVLTVARQYFGLNEGKSVRIVVGDAMELTEKIAEDLTDSSFGIDVSKDRFDVVMVDLDSSDAQSGISAPPPEFVKKSVFQMMKSLVHDHGVVVINVIPPSKVFYNTLVHELRDVFHKVYEINVENDGNFVVMATLSPIAKDDHDNDFSTKLRAAISGNYTDSIVEL; encoded by the coding sequence ATGGCGCTCAACCTATCATCATTACAAACCCTAACCCCTGCTCAATACATCAAATTCACAATCCCTACCCCAATTAAACACCACTCTTACATCGAGAGACCACTCCTCCATATCGCCGTCCTCGATTCTCCGATTGCCACCGCCAACGATACCTCCCCGTTAATCGCCGCCATGATCGTACCACAACATCGCGAAAACGACTGGACCTTCTGCACTAAATCCGGCCATCTTCAGCTCTTATTCAACTTATCCAACATCTCACGCCTCATTTTAATCGGTAACAATCTCTCACTTGATGATCTAGAACCTTCTATTTACATTCGCCCTCCCAATATTGATCCCTTAGATAAGGAGAAACTAGAAAATAACTTGAAACAGTTAGTTATTGCTTTGCATCCCAAATCGTGCTTCAAAAATGGTGTGCCAAAACCCTTATTCGTGACGTATGAAGATGACGTGGTGTATCGTGTGATTATTGATAGATTCGTTGGGCCTTTTGTTGGTGAGTTTGTAGTTGAAGATGTTGAAGTAGAAAGTAAATGCGATGGAAATAAAGAATCGAGAAGGAGAATAAGGTTTAAAACAACACCTAATTTGATACAATCGCAAGTCCGAATTGTTCCTAGTTTAGTTGCAGGTGAATATGATGGTAGATTAGATTTAGGACGTTTGAGAAGGATGAAGGGAGTCGAGTTTCTGGCTGATACCAGTGTTTTGGTTCATCCTTATTTGACTCCTATGGTATCGGGTTTATCCATAATTGCTCCCTATCTTAACGAGCGAATTAAAGTAGGGGGTACTCCTCGAGCGTTATGTTTAGGAGTTGGTGGTGGTTCTTTGCTAAGTTTCTTGAACGTTCGACTAGGATTTGAAGTTGTTGGAGTTGAGGCTGATGAGATTGTTTTGACTGTAGCAAGGCAGTATTTTGGGTTAAATGAGGGGAAATCTGTTCGAATAGTTGTTGGAGACGCAATGGAATTGACTGAAAAAATAGCTGAGGATTTGACCGATTCAAGTTTTGGTATTGATGTTTCGAAAGATAGATTTGATGTCGTTATGGTTGATTTGGATTCAAGTGATGCTCAAAGCGGCATTAGTGCTCCACCACCTGAGTTTGTTAAAAAATCTGTTTTTCAAATGATGAAATCTCTTGTTCATGATCATGGGGTCGTTGTTATAAATGTGATTCCTCCTAGTAAAGTGTTCTATAATACGTTGGTACACGAACTTCGAGATGTTTTTCACAAGGTCTATGAGATAAATGTTGAGAATGATGGAAATTTTGTTGTCATGGCCACCTTATCACCAATTGCAAAAGATGACCATGATAATGATTTCTCAACGAAGTTGAGAGCAGCGATTTCGGGAAATTATACCGACTCCATAGTGGAATTATGA